A stretch of the Dechloromonas sp. TW-R-39-2 genome encodes the following:
- a CDS encoding alpha/beta fold hydrolase, producing the protein MTAPLVFIPGWCLGRGPLNAAVDALNGRFFDLPGYGDAPLIEDFDAAAADVAARLAPGSTLCGWSLGAQLALAVAALAPEKVGKLVLVAGTASFVQRDGWPHGMPLPMLAEFTAAIAADPEAMLPRFVGGFNRGDAKAKSVTHDLLQLADPRPSGQVLGTGLAWLRDVDLRQAAGQVKAPSLLLNGSADPLMPLPAAQALSALIPGARLEVFNDCAHAPFISQPDEFIARISTFLND; encoded by the coding sequence ATGACCGCTCCGCTTGTTTTCATTCCTGGCTGGTGCCTCGGCCGCGGGCCGCTCAATGCTGCGGTCGACGCGCTAAACGGCCGTTTTTTCGACCTGCCCGGCTATGGCGACGCCCCGCTGATCGAAGATTTCGACGCGGCAGCCGCCGATGTCGCAGCGCGTCTGGCACCCGGCAGCACGCTTTGCGGCTGGTCGCTCGGCGCCCAGCTGGCGCTTGCCGTTGCCGCACTGGCGCCGGAGAAGGTCGGCAAACTGGTCCTGGTCGCCGGCACAGCCTCTTTCGTTCAACGCGACGGTTGGCCGCACGGCATGCCCCTGCCGATGCTGGCCGAATTCACCGCCGCCATCGCAGCCGACCCGGAAGCCATGCTGCCGCGCTTCGTCGGTGGCTTCAACCGCGGCGATGCCAAGGCCAAATCGGTCACCCACGACCTGCTTCAACTGGCTGATCCACGCCCGTCCGGCCAGGTACTCGGCACCGGCCTGGCCTGGCTGCGCGACGTCGATCTGCGGCAAGCCGCCGGACAGGTCAAGGCGCCAAGCCTGCTGCTCAACGGCTCGGCCGATCCGCTGATGCCGCTGCCGGCCGCCCAGGCCTTGAGCGCACTGATTCCCGGCGCCCGTCTTGAAGTATTCAACGACTGCGCCCACGCGCCATTCATCTCGCAACCCGACGAATTCATCGCCCGGATATCGACCTTCCTGAATGACTGA
- the bioF gene encoding 8-amino-7-oxononanoate synthase, producing MTIESRLRSELDELADLGLTRRRRVLASPCGRMATVDGRQLLNFASNDYLGLAGNPIIAQAMADGALRWGAGSGASHLVSGHLAPHEQIEQEIAGFLGFPRVLTFSTGYLANLATVPTLAGRGAAVFADKLNHASLIDAVQLAKVQGAESHRYAHNDVAALERLLAASNAPTKVIVTDAVFSMDGDLAPLPLILELAERYDAWLVIDDAHGFGVLGAHGKGSLAHFNLPASPRILLMGTLGKAAGVGGAFVAGSEIAIEYLLQRARSYIFTTAAPPAVACALSASLEIIRQGDALRSHLMARIGQLRQGLHGLPWTLLASPTAIQALIVGENEAALTLSKALWERGLWTPAIRPPTVPKGTARLRISLSAAHTAADIEQLINALKELA from the coding sequence ATGACCATTGAATCCAGACTGCGCAGCGAACTCGACGAACTGGCCGACCTTGGCCTGACCCGCCGCCGCCGCGTGCTGGCCTCGCCTTGCGGTCGGATGGCCACGGTCGACGGCCGGCAACTGCTCAATTTCGCCAGCAACGACTATCTTGGACTGGCCGGCAACCCGATCATCGCGCAGGCCATGGCTGACGGCGCATTGCGCTGGGGAGCCGGCAGCGGCGCCTCGCACCTGGTCAGCGGTCACCTGGCGCCGCACGAACAGATCGAACAGGAAATCGCCGGCTTTCTCGGTTTTCCACGCGTCCTGACCTTCTCGACCGGCTATCTGGCCAACCTCGCCACCGTCCCGACACTGGCCGGCCGCGGCGCCGCCGTATTCGCCGACAAGCTCAATCACGCCTCGCTGATCGATGCCGTGCAACTGGCCAAGGTGCAGGGTGCCGAGAGCCACCGCTACGCGCACAACGATGTCGCGGCGCTCGAACGACTACTCGCCGCCAGCAATGCACCGACCAAGGTCATCGTCACCGATGCCGTGTTCAGCATGGACGGCGACCTGGCCCCGCTGCCGCTGATTCTCGAACTGGCCGAACGTTACGACGCCTGGCTGGTGATCGATGACGCACACGGTTTCGGCGTACTCGGCGCACACGGCAAAGGCAGCCTGGCACACTTCAACCTGCCGGCCTCGCCGCGCATCCTGCTGATGGGCACGCTCGGCAAGGCGGCCGGCGTCGGCGGTGCGTTTGTCGCCGGCTCCGAAATCGCCATCGAATACCTGCTGCAACGCGCCCGCAGCTATATTTTCACGACGGCAGCACCGCCGGCCGTCGCCTGCGCACTGTCTGCCAGCCTGGAAATCATCCGTCAGGGCGACGCCCTGCGCAGCCATCTGATGGCCCGCATCGGCCAGTTGCGCCAGGGCCTGCATGGTCTGCCATGGACGCTGCTGGCCTCACCGACCGCCATCCAGGCACTCATCGTCGGCGAGAACGAAGCCGCACTGACCCTGTCGAAAGCGCTCTGGGAACGCGGCCTGTGGACCCCGGCGATTCGCCCGCCCACCGTCCCGAAAGGCACGGCGCGCCTGCGTATTTCGCTGTCTGCTGCCCACACGGCAGCCGATATCGAGCAACTGATCAACGCACTCAAGGAACTGGCATGA
- a CDS encoding putative RNA methyltransferase gives MTIAAFTHLACPLDGAPLHCHGTAWRCASGHSFDVASQGYTNLLPVQNKRSLDPGDSKEMVAARRRYLNAGYYQPIAELLSRAVLNQLPPNTTLNCLDAGSGEGYYLRQLAAAAENQGQSLNLLGLDISKWAVLAAAKQDKRPGWVVGSNANLPVLPSTLDRVLCLFGFPVYSEFARVLKPGGQLIQIDAGPDHLRELREIIYPQLKAERPSENIVPAGFCALPGDSVRFSLSISGREPIADLLAMTPHLYRASAEGRARAAALSELSFTVDVRLTRFSRDMADGLSDA, from the coding sequence ATGACCATTGCCGCCTTCACCCACCTCGCCTGCCCACTCGACGGCGCACCGCTACATTGCCACGGCACCGCCTGGCGCTGTGCTTCCGGACACAGTTTCGACGTCGCCAGCCAGGGCTACACCAACCTGCTGCCGGTCCAGAACAAGCGTTCGCTCGACCCGGGCGACAGCAAGGAGATGGTCGCCGCCCGCCGGCGCTATCTCAATGCCGGCTACTACCAGCCGATTGCCGAACTGCTCAGCCGAGCCGTGCTGAACCAACTGCCGCCGAACACGACGCTGAACTGCCTCGACGCCGGCAGCGGCGAAGGCTACTACCTGCGCCAACTGGCGGCCGCTGCCGAAAATCAGGGGCAATCGCTCAATCTGCTCGGGCTGGATATCTCGAAATGGGCCGTGCTCGCCGCCGCCAAGCAAGACAAGCGTCCCGGCTGGGTGGTCGGCAGCAACGCCAATCTGCCGGTGCTGCCGAGCACGCTGGATCGCGTGCTGTGCCTGTTCGGTTTCCCGGTCTACAGCGAATTTGCCCGCGTTTTGAAACCCGGCGGCCAGTTGATCCAGATCGATGCCGGACCGGACCACCTGCGCGAACTGCGCGAAATCATTTACCCGCAACTCAAAGCCGAGCGGCCATCCGAAAACATCGTCCCGGCCGGATTCTGCGCCCTGCCCGGCGACAGCGTCCGTTTCTCGCTGAGCATCAGCGGCCGGGAACCGATTGCCGACCTGCTGGCGATGACGCCGCACCTTTATCGGGCCAGCGCCGAAGGCCGCGCCCGAGCCGCCGCGCTGAGCGAACTGAGTTTCACCGTCGATGTCCGCCTGACGCGCTTCTCTCGCGACATGGCTGACGGACTGAGCGACGCGTGA
- the bioA gene encoding adenosylmethionine--8-amino-7-oxononanoate transaminase, producing the protein MKKTSNQDWLARSQAAVWHPCTQMQHHAQTASPSHLPLVPIARGSGAWLYDFDGKRYLDGISSWWTNLFGHANPRINAALRDQLETLEHVMLAGFTHQPVVELSERLSALTAGSLGHAFYASDGASATEIALKMSFHYWRNVGRPEKAEFLCLAGSYHGETVGALAVTDVAIFKDAYAPLVRHAAHVLPSPDFRLGEPGETPADVARRAAAGLADWLEKNGERTAALIVEPLIQGAAGMAMYDPEYLRLARQLCDQHEVHLICDEIAVGCGRTGTFFAHEQAEIRPDLMCLSKGISGGYLPLSIVLSSDTIYNAFLDDSVARAFLHSHSYTGNALACRAALATLDIFAEDDTIAVNRQKSAKIAAALAPLADHPQVRHLRQRGMIAAFDVISDDPHFSRRFYRAALEREALVRPMGNALYLMPPYIVSDEEIAHLGEAVAGALAATLAG; encoded by the coding sequence ATGAAAAAAACGTCGAATCAGGACTGGCTGGCGCGCAGCCAGGCCGCCGTCTGGCACCCATGCACGCAGATGCAGCACCACGCGCAGACGGCCTCGCCGTCGCATCTGCCGCTCGTCCCGATTGCCCGCGGCAGCGGCGCCTGGCTCTATGACTTTGACGGCAAGCGCTACCTCGACGGCATCAGTTCGTGGTGGACCAACCTCTTCGGCCACGCCAATCCACGCATCAATGCCGCATTGCGCGATCAACTGGAGACGCTTGAGCACGTCATGCTGGCCGGCTTCACGCACCAGCCGGTGGTCGAGCTTTCCGAGCGTTTATCGGCGTTGACCGCAGGATCGCTCGGCCACGCCTTCTACGCCTCGGACGGTGCCTCGGCGACCGAGATCGCGCTGAAGATGAGTTTTCATTACTGGCGCAACGTCGGCCGCCCGGAGAAGGCCGAATTTCTCTGCCTGGCCGGCAGCTACCACGGCGAAACGGTCGGTGCGCTGGCCGTCACCGACGTTGCCATTTTCAAGGACGCCTACGCGCCGCTGGTGCGCCACGCCGCGCACGTCCTGCCCTCGCCCGACTTCCGCCTCGGCGAACCCGGCGAAACACCGGCCGACGTCGCCCGCCGCGCCGCCGCCGGCCTCGCCGACTGGCTGGAGAAAAACGGCGAGCGCACCGCCGCGCTGATCGTCGAACCGCTGATCCAGGGCGCCGCCGGCATGGCTATGTACGACCCGGAATACCTGCGCCTCGCCCGCCAACTCTGCGACCAGCACGAAGTGCACCTGATCTGCGACGAAATCGCCGTCGGCTGCGGCCGTACCGGGACCTTCTTCGCGCATGAACAAGCAGAAATCCGGCCCGACCTGATGTGCCTGTCGAAAGGCATTTCCGGCGGTTATCTGCCGCTCTCCATCGTGCTGTCGAGCGACACGATCTACAACGCCTTCCTCGATGATTCGGTGGCTCGCGCCTTCCTGCATTCGCATTCCTACACCGGCAATGCGCTGGCCTGCCGGGCAGCGCTGGCCACGCTCGACATCTTTGCCGAAGACGACACTATCGCGGTCAACCGCCAGAAATCGGCCAAAATCGCCGCCGCCCTCGCCCCGCTGGCCGACCATCCGCAAGTCCGCCATCTGCGCCAGCGCGGCATGATCGCTGCCTTCGACGTGATCAGTGACGACCCGCACTTCTCGCGCCGCTTCTATCGCGCTGCGCTGGAGCGCGAAGCGCTGGTCCGGCCGATGGGCAACGCCCTCTACCTGATGCCGCCCTACATCGTCAGCGACGAAGAAATCGCCCACCTCGGCGAGGCCGTTGCCGGCGCACTGGCTGCGACATTGGCCGGCTAA
- a CDS encoding DUF2863 family protein, which translates to MKRTRFGSRDRLSRDAAELQRLATGLSESGGKLEDSYWEAQLAETVDSLLKNGAEDDINTALDRLFEANPRAHDELADMVESRAETGQLEFKGIDFDIQLFAAPVLAWSRFSIPACSLPKATLEALKVQLGAHVFGGDVRIALADFLFSPDQLPRSFCDTWQLTRTLGHATLAGEHVTVDTQGMAETNRFLSDVRYLVGAIAVPRGKALFRWNEKDGNKEAALKEWIKQGSPNLEPLLTGCAWQPLLADAYHAACRNADRLSRPYSLKASVAFLQTMLGLMPADIRAVVGPCYDRRMEEYRVGLGPKDKDDTYHGIVWPLLGAEDEATDAAGEIEAVLRECGVKDVLFLDHHFPMEFCDDCGAPLFPNREAELVHAEMPEQAGESSQALH; encoded by the coding sequence ATGAAACGAACCCGCTTCGGCTCGCGCGACCGTCTTTCCCGCGATGCTGCAGAACTCCAGCGTCTGGCCACCGGTCTTTCCGAATCCGGCGGCAAGCTGGAAGACAGTTACTGGGAAGCCCAGCTTGCTGAAACCGTCGACAGCCTGCTCAAGAATGGCGCTGAAGACGACATTAATACCGCCCTGGATCGCCTGTTCGAAGCCAATCCGCGCGCCCATGACGAACTGGCCGACATGGTCGAGTCACGCGCCGAAACCGGACAACTCGAATTCAAGGGCATCGATTTCGATATCCAGCTTTTTGCCGCCCCGGTACTGGCCTGGTCGCGCTTTTCGATTCCGGCCTGTTCGCTGCCCAAAGCCACGCTTGAAGCCCTGAAAGTGCAACTCGGCGCCCACGTTTTCGGCGGCGATGTGCGTATTGCGCTGGCCGATTTCCTGTTCAGCCCGGACCAGTTGCCGCGCAGTTTCTGCGACACCTGGCAACTGACCCGGACGCTGGGCCACGCCACGCTGGCCGGTGAGCATGTCACGGTCGACACGCAGGGCATGGCCGAAACCAACCGTTTCCTGTCCGATGTCCGTTACCTCGTCGGCGCCATTGCCGTGCCGCGCGGCAAAGCGCTGTTCCGCTGGAACGAGAAGGATGGCAACAAGGAAGCCGCGCTCAAGGAATGGATCAAGCAAGGCAGCCCGAACCTCGAACCGCTGCTCACCGGTTGCGCCTGGCAACCACTGCTGGCCGATGCTTACCACGCCGCCTGCCGCAATGCCGACCGCCTGTCGCGCCCGTACTCGCTGAAAGCCTCGGTTGCCTTCCTGCAAACCATGCTCGGCCTGATGCCGGCCGACATCCGCGCTGTCGTCGGCCCATGTTACGACCGCCGGATGGAGGAATACCGCGTCGGCCTCGGCCCGAAGGACAAGGACGACACTTACCACGGCATCGTCTGGCCGCTGCTCGGCGCCGAAGACGAAGCAACCGATGCGGCCGGCGAAATCGAAGCTGTGCTGCGCGAATGCGGCGTCAAGGACGTGCTTTTCCTCGACCACCATTTCCCGATGGAATTCTGCGACGACTGCGGCGCCCCGCTCTTCCCCAACCGGGAAGCCGAGCTGGTGCACGCCGAAATGCCGGAACAAGCCGGCGAAAGTTCGCAAGCGCTGCACTGA
- the yaaA gene encoding peroxide stress protein YaaA, whose protein sequence is MLIFLSPAKSLDYKTPPHVATHTLPAYLKQSETLIKQLRKLSPADIANLMDLSDPLALLNFNRYAEWSLPFSPDNAKQAVLAFDGDVYDGLSAKTLSAADLDFAQSQVRILSGLYGILKPLDLIQPYRLEMGTKFANKAGKDLYTFWGETLLDAINAELGAMAHPVAVNLASEEYFKAAVGRKINGRLIQPVFEDWKNGKYKIISFYAKRARGLMTRYAVLNRLSDPEGLKDFDGDGYAYAPDVSDEKHWVFRRRES, encoded by the coding sequence ATGCTGATCTTCCTTTCCCCCGCCAAATCGCTCGACTACAAGACGCCGCCGCACGTTGCCACGCATACGCTGCCGGCTTACTTGAAACAATCCGAGACGCTGATCAAGCAGTTGCGCAAGCTGTCGCCGGCCGATATCGCCAATTTGATGGATTTGTCCGACCCGTTGGCGCTGCTCAATTTCAATCGTTATGCCGAGTGGTCGCTGCCGTTTTCCCCGGACAATGCCAAGCAGGCGGTGCTTGCTTTCGACGGCGACGTCTACGATGGCCTGAGCGCCAAGACCCTGAGCGCCGCCGATCTCGACTTTGCGCAAAGCCAGGTGCGCATCCTGTCCGGTCTCTACGGCATCCTCAAGCCGCTCGACCTGATTCAGCCCTACCGGCTGGAAATGGGCACCAAGTTCGCCAACAAGGCAGGCAAGGATCTCTACACCTTCTGGGGTGAAACGCTGCTTGACGCGATCAATGCCGAACTCGGCGCCATGGCCCATCCTGTCGCGGTCAACCTCGCTTCCGAGGAGTATTTCAAGGCGGCGGTCGGGCGCAAGATCAACGGTCGCTTGATCCAGCCGGTCTTCGAAGACTGGAAGAACGGCAAGTACAAGATCATCAGTTTCTACGCCAAGCGGGCGCGCGGCCTGATGACGCGCTATGCCGTACTGAATCGCCTGAGCGATCCGGAAGGGCTGAAGGATTTCGATGGCGACGGCTACGCCTATGCGCCGGATGTGTCGGACGAAAAACATTGGGTTTTCCGTCGTCGGGAAAGCTGA
- a CDS encoding flagellar protein FlaG: MSEMKLNAPLPTQGTQALRQGMAPTEEKRITASDNARLAANEASKEEKSGETKQTLNPKPNAKELKQLTEELQRRVGGAGSQLEFSIDKESGESVVKVLDRQTKEVIRQIPSEEMLRIARGLDRYKEGLLINSQA; the protein is encoded by the coding sequence ATGAGTGAAATGAAACTGAATGCGCCGCTGCCCACACAGGGAACGCAAGCCCTGCGGCAAGGAATGGCGCCCACCGAAGAAAAGCGGATCACGGCCAGTGACAACGCACGCCTGGCAGCCAACGAGGCGAGCAAGGAAGAGAAGTCCGGCGAAACGAAGCAAACCCTGAATCCCAAGCCGAACGCCAAGGAATTGAAGCAGCTGACCGAGGAGTTGCAACGCCGGGTTGGTGGCGCAGGTTCTCAGCTTGAGTTTTCGATCGACAAGGAAAGCGGCGAATCCGTCGTCAAGGTTCTCGATCGCCAGACCAAGGAAGTCATTCGCCAGATTCCTTCCGAGGAAATGCTGCGCATTGCGCGCGGCCTGGACCGTTACAAGGAAGGTCTGCTGATTAACAGCCAGGCTTGA
- a CDS encoding integrase arm-type DNA-binding domain-containing protein, giving the protein MALSDTAVRSAKPANKAYKLADEKGLFLLVHPNGSKYWRQKYRFDGKEKTLAQGVYPDISLKEARERRDEARKQLANGVDPSQHRKAAKATREAIVANSFEIICREWLEYKRSNIEEAQYKKALARLEKDVFPWMGTRPISEISAPEILAVLRRIDARGARYTAHKAKSEISQCFRFAIATGRAERDPCPDLKGAIPPAKTENLPSITNPKEVGELLRAIDGFKGTFVVKCALEIGPRVFVRPGELRKAKWEDFDLDKGEWRYFITKTKTEHLVPLASQVVSTLRELHALTGHGPYVFPGRDPKLPMSDAAINAALRRMGYDTKTEITGHGFRAMARTILHEELHQKPEVIEHQLAHSVSDSLGTAYNRTKFLKERRVMMQSWSDYLDKLKSGAQVLEFTPAA; this is encoded by the coding sequence ATGGCACTGAGCGACACCGCAGTACGTAGCGCAAAGCCTGCAAACAAGGCTTACAAGCTTGCTGACGAAAAAGGTCTTTTCCTTCTGGTGCACCCAAATGGCTCAAAGTACTGGCGCCAGAAATACCGATTTGACGGCAAAGAAAAAACGCTTGCTCAAGGGGTCTATCCTGACATCAGTCTCAAGGAGGCCCGAGAACGCCGAGACGAAGCCCGAAAGCAATTGGCCAATGGGGTTGATCCCAGCCAACATCGAAAAGCAGCCAAAGCTACCCGGGAAGCCATCGTTGCCAACAGCTTCGAAATCATCTGCCGCGAATGGCTAGAGTACAAGCGCAGCAACATCGAAGAAGCTCAATACAAAAAGGCTCTCGCCCGATTGGAGAAGGATGTCTTCCCCTGGATGGGTACCAGACCAATCTCTGAGATTTCCGCCCCTGAAATTCTGGCCGTACTTCGCCGGATTGATGCACGGGGAGCTCGCTACACTGCCCACAAAGCAAAGAGCGAAATCAGTCAATGCTTCCGTTTTGCCATCGCTACCGGCCGAGCGGAACGCGACCCCTGCCCGGACCTCAAAGGCGCAATTCCTCCGGCAAAGACCGAAAACCTTCCCTCAATCACCAATCCGAAAGAAGTGGGTGAGTTGCTTAGAGCGATAGATGGTTTCAAGGGCACATTCGTTGTGAAATGCGCCCTTGAGATCGGACCACGAGTATTTGTCCGTCCAGGTGAGTTGAGAAAAGCGAAGTGGGAGGATTTCGACCTCGACAAGGGCGAATGGCGTTACTTCATCACCAAGACAAAAACTGAACACCTCGTCCCGCTCGCCAGCCAGGTTGTCTCAACGCTACGGGAACTACACGCCCTGACAGGCCACGGCCCCTATGTCTTTCCAGGGCGTGACCCCAAACTTCCCATGAGCGATGCTGCCATCAATGCGGCACTACGTCGTATGGGATACGACACAAAGACAGAAATCACTGGGCACGGATTCCGTGCAATGGCCCGCACTATCCTGCATGAAGAACTACATCAGAAGCCTGAAGTCATTGAGCACCAGCTGGCCCACTCCGTTTCTGATAGTTTAGGTACAGCCTATAACCGCACCAAGTTTCTCAAAGAACGTCGTGTGATGATGCAATCTTGGTCCGACTACTTAGACAAGCTGAAATCTGGAGCACAAGTATTGGAATTTACGCCTGCTGCTTAG
- a CDS encoding inovirus-type Gp2 protein: MSKDRVACLSDWVGRNAWTGGDISSNGEGAGRPDCDAVKALRRCLDSLTDLLLFDGNVFDVLRKNKDGKYAIASRGDSNLMNLFENILQRDLRRVMADFSYHDLDPIFKLFVDLLSKDSVLKSYFNFYNTSTMDKKVFAYDAFNKFINNFREQSSGADFTKTVKNRRRAASKNARSALNLINNLFDIHSRLLVVRVDLSYVNGSILCSDNCKSAHLDLEKWLRHIRSGEKFSAFVGYIWKLEFGPSRGLHFHVMLFFDSSKARNDINLGKMAGETWINLTNKKGAYWNCNANKPYYEKRGVLGIGSISHDNAILRKNLLKSAGYLAEVDYYVALSGVVGRTFGRSELKVVVKKGGRPRKNQSAVCH, translated from the coding sequence ATGAGTAAAGATCGGGTTGCCTGTCTGAGTGACTGGGTCGGGAGAAACGCATGGACAGGGGGTGATATCAGCTCTAATGGAGAGGGAGCTGGTCGCCCTGATTGCGATGCGGTCAAGGCACTTCGAAGGTGCTTGGACTCACTGACGGATTTGTTGCTTTTTGATGGGAATGTCTTTGATGTCTTGAGAAAAAACAAGGATGGAAAATATGCGATAGCATCAAGGGGGGATAGCAATTTGATGAATTTGTTTGAGAATATACTGCAGAGAGATTTGCGGCGCGTTATGGCAGATTTTTCATATCATGATCTCGATCCAATATTTAAGCTTTTCGTTGATTTACTATCAAAAGATTCGGTGTTGAAATCATATTTCAATTTTTACAATACCAGCACAATGGATAAGAAGGTATTTGCGTATGATGCATTCAATAAGTTTATAAATAATTTCAGGGAGCAATCTTCTGGTGCGGATTTTACAAAGACAGTTAAAAACAGACGCAGAGCTGCTAGTAAGAATGCAAGAAGCGCATTGAATTTGATCAATAATCTTTTTGATATCCACTCGCGACTTTTGGTTGTTCGTGTCGATCTATCTTATGTGAATGGATCAATTCTTTGCTCTGATAATTGCAAGAGCGCGCACTTGGATTTGGAAAAGTGGCTTCGGCATATCCGTTCCGGAGAAAAATTCAGCGCATTTGTAGGATATATTTGGAAACTGGAGTTTGGTCCGTCACGAGGCCTTCATTTTCATGTCATGCTTTTTTTTGATTCATCAAAAGCACGCAATGATATAAACCTAGGAAAAATGGCGGGGGAGACTTGGATTAATTTAACGAATAAAAAAGGTGCGTACTGGAATTGCAATGCTAACAAGCCGTATTACGAAAAAAGAGGGGTTCTTGGAATTGGTTCTATAAGCCACGATAATGCGATTTTACGTAAAAACCTACTAAAATCGGCGGGTTATCTGGCAGAGGTGGATTACTATGTGGCGCTATCCGGAGTGGTCGGAAGAACCTTTGGCAGATCTGAACTTAAGGTGGTTGTAAAAAAGGGGGGGCGTCCTCGAAAAAATCAAAGTGCTGTGTGTCACTAA
- a CDS encoding AlpA family phage regulatory protein, protein MMNDIDVITKPARVIRIKDLQSMIGIGRSTIYDWINPKSPRFDQTFPAPFKLGGASVGWLLEEVCEWIQARSEVGRIR, encoded by the coding sequence ATGATGAACGATATTGATGTGATAACAAAGCCGGCGCGGGTCATTCGTATAAAAGACCTGCAGTCAATGATAGGAATAGGTCGATCAACAATTTACGACTGGATTAATCCAAAATCTCCGAGATTTGATCAAACATTTCCTGCGCCATTCAAGTTAGGAGGAGCTTCTGTTGGGTGGTTGTTGGAGGAGGTTTGCGAGTGGATACAGGCCCGATCTGAAGTCGGGAGGATTAGGTAG
- a CDS encoding DUF932 domain-containing protein, producing the protein MAHLVQQMAYVGEEPWHGLGNRLPSKQPLEVWQQEAGMNWQINESPVRFMSDSIGSLGSIHSFPEQKVLYRSDTKEALSVVSQRYQVIQPREVLEFYRDLTEISGYQLETAGVLKGGKKFWALARTGQSTTLKGNDQVNGYLLLATSCDGTLATTATPTTIRVVCNNTLTIAVNGATQAIKVPHSTRFDAQLVKQQLGIAVSQWDGFMYRMKTLAERKVKSHEAMNYFLRVLCDAQPVPGDLSVLSNERALKKVHSLYDGQGRGAELEAAKGTAWGLLNAVTEYVDHERRARSTEYRMDSAWFGQGAVIKQRALDTALLLAA; encoded by the coding sequence ATGGCACATCTCGTGCAACAAATGGCCTACGTCGGTGAAGAGCCGTGGCACGGCTTGGGCAATCGCCTTCCAAGCAAACAGCCTTTAGAAGTCTGGCAACAGGAAGCCGGCATGAATTGGCAGATCAATGAGTCGCCGGTTCGCTTCATGTCGGACAGTATCGGTTCGTTAGGCTCGATTCACTCGTTTCCGGAACAGAAGGTCTTGTATCGTTCGGATACGAAGGAAGCGCTTTCTGTGGTCTCACAACGCTATCAGGTCATTCAGCCGCGTGAGGTACTGGAGTTTTATCGCGATCTCACGGAAATCTCTGGTTATCAGTTGGAGACGGCAGGGGTTTTGAAAGGCGGGAAGAAGTTTTGGGCGTTGGCGCGAACAGGACAGTCGACTACTTTGAAGGGGAATGACCAGGTCAATGGCTATCTGCTGCTGGCCACTTCCTGTGATGGCACCCTGGCCACAACAGCAACCCCCACGACGATACGGGTGGTCTGCAATAACACCCTGACCATTGCCGTGAATGGCGCAACGCAAGCGATCAAGGTGCCGCACAGCACGCGTTTTGACGCCCAGTTGGTCAAACAGCAATTGGGTATTGCCGTTTCCCAGTGGGATGGCTTCATGTATCGCATGAAGACTCTGGCTGAGCGTAAGGTGAAATCACATGAGGCGATGAACTACTTCCTGCGCGTGCTGTGTGATGCCCAGCCGGTTCCCGGTGATTTATCTGTCCTGTCCAATGAACGGGCGTTGAAAAAGGTCCATAGCCTCTACGATGGTCAAGGGCGAGGTGCGGAACTTGAAGCGGCCAAAGGCACAGCCTGGGGCTTGCTGAACGCCGTGACTGAGTACGTTGATCATGAGCGGCGTGCTAGAAGTACCGAGTACCGGATGGATTCTGCCTGGTTCGGTCAAGGAGCCGTGATTAAACAACGGGCTCTGGATACCGCTTTACTGCTTGCCGCCTGA